A single window of Modestobacter italicus DNA harbors:
- a CDS encoding class F sortase, which yields MRIEGVYPPPLAPPPSADLLGVDLTSYPRVTRYDRSRPSWPVAARAWTGVSAVLAVAGVTAVVLAPSDRPAPARLDVPVVAAVAPVAVPAGGSSTAPVLQLPASAPIKVRIPALGVTSKVMELGLERDGSMEVPPGAYPVGWYDRSPTPGELGPAVLAGHVDWGGEPGAFYGLRELLPGDQVVVQREDGSTATFAVDRVEEHEKDGFPTDEVYGDVPYAGLRLITCGGTFDEDTGNYEDNVIVFATLLATS from the coding sequence GTGCGCATCGAGGGCGTCTATCCCCCACCCCTGGCACCACCCCCATCGGCGGACCTGCTCGGCGTCGACCTGACCAGCTACCCGCGCGTCACCCGCTACGACCGGTCCCGGCCCAGCTGGCCGGTCGCCGCCAGGGCGTGGACCGGGGTGAGCGCCGTCCTGGCCGTCGCCGGGGTCACCGCCGTCGTCCTCGCCCCCTCCGACCGGCCGGCACCTGCCCGGCTCGACGTCCCGGTCGTCGCTGCCGTCGCGCCGGTGGCCGTCCCGGCCGGCGGGTCGAGCACCGCGCCCGTCCTGCAGCTGCCCGCGAGCGCGCCGATCAAGGTCCGCATCCCTGCCCTCGGCGTCACGTCCAAGGTCATGGAGCTCGGGCTCGAGCGCGACGGCTCGATGGAGGTCCCGCCGGGTGCCTACCCGGTCGGCTGGTACGACCGCAGTCCCACACCCGGTGAACTCGGGCCCGCCGTCCTCGCCGGGCACGTCGACTGGGGCGGGGAACCCGGCGCCTTCTACGGCCTGCGTGAGCTGCTCCCCGGCGACCAGGTGGTCGTCCAGCGCGAGGACGGCAGCACCGCCACCTTCGCCGTCGACCGCGTCGAGGAGCACGAGAAGGACGGCTTCCCCACCGACGAGGTCTACGGCGACGTCCCCTACGCCGGGCTGCGGCTGATCACCTGCGGCGGGACCTTCGACGAGGACACCGGCAACTACGAGGACAACGTCATCGTCTTCGCCACCCTGCTCGCCACGAGCTGA
- a CDS encoding SDR family NAD(P)-dependent oxidoreductase, with the protein MSAFDLHGRRALVTGGAQGLGQGMAEALAAAGAAVVIGDVNDELGRETAQLIGKTGATTGFVHLDVTDESSWAAAVTATVAELGGLDVLVNNAGVEITSLVVDIDPRDLRRMLEVNVVGTALGMKHGLRAMRPGGEAGAGGAIVNVSSVAATIAFPGIAGYSGTKSAVDRMTRIAAAEAGRLGYGVRVNCIYPGLVPTAMGMQLAVDCAELGLFESPEAAVGAVVGLTPSGRLGEVADMADAVVFLASDAARFVNGTGLSVDGGMGS; encoded by the coding sequence ATGTCGGCATTCGACCTGCACGGCCGGAGAGCACTGGTCACCGGAGGAGCACAGGGGCTGGGGCAGGGGATGGCCGAGGCGTTGGCCGCCGCGGGCGCCGCCGTCGTCATCGGCGACGTGAACGACGAGCTGGGCCGGGAGACCGCCCAGCTGATCGGTAAGACCGGCGCCACCACCGGGTTCGTGCACCTCGACGTCACCGACGAGTCCAGCTGGGCGGCCGCGGTGACGGCGACCGTGGCCGAGCTCGGCGGCCTCGACGTCCTGGTCAACAACGCCGGGGTGGAGATCACCTCGCTCGTCGTCGACATCGACCCGCGCGACCTGCGCCGGATGCTCGAGGTCAACGTCGTCGGCACCGCGCTGGGCATGAAGCACGGGCTGCGCGCCATGCGGCCGGGCGGTGAGGCGGGAGCCGGGGGCGCGATCGTCAACGTCTCCAGCGTCGCGGCCACCATCGCCTTCCCCGGCATCGCCGGGTACTCCGGCACCAAGTCCGCCGTCGACCGGATGACCCGGATCGCCGCCGCGGAGGCCGGCCGGCTGGGCTACGGGGTGCGGGTCAACTGCATCTACCCGGGGCTGGTGCCGACGGCGATGGGCATGCAGCTCGCCGTCGACTGCGCCGAGCTGGGGCTGTTCGAGAGCCCGGAGGCCGCGGTGGGCGCGGTCGTCGGCCTGACGCCGTCCGGTCGGCTGGGCGAGGTGGCCGACATGGCCGACGCCGTCGTCTTCCTCGCCTCCGACGCCGCCCGCTTCGTCAACGGCACCGGCCTCTCGGTGGACGGGGGCATGGGCTCATGA
- a CDS encoding amidase, whose translation MSPSDPLVQAVAAVTGLSTDDVLADPRWPDLAPALPRLADAITALQQSIADGERTPQLANLTLLAAYEGLERLGRPLRAVVQVLPAPPRAAEGPLLGTPVAVKDMIDVAGSVRGDGNPSAMGGSPAAHDAPVVARLRAAAADVVATSSLLEYAAGAPHPDLPEALNPVRPDRTAGGSSGGSAALVGAGVVPAALGTDTGGSIRLPAHYCGVVGVKPSSGLVPVDGVTPLSPTLDHVGVLAATVRDAARVLAVIADQPSMAVAADDPAPVRGLRIGVLIGQLAHPALEPELAKRTGALLDRLAEAGAELVDVRDDVLTELGDLLVPILLPEAWAVHGERVAGEPGWYGPETLRLFEAARDADPAARDAALARRTELLPAAEALLDGVDVLLGPAAPYVAPETTPPIDTPEGEVEGLFTGPFNVSGQPAVALPAGRTDDGLPYAVQLIGRTGADAALLTACARIEHLLTP comes from the coding sequence ATGTCGCCGTCCGACCCGCTCGTCCAGGCCGTCGCCGCCGTCACCGGGCTGAGCACGGACGACGTCCTCGCCGATCCGCGCTGGCCGGACCTGGCACCGGCGCTCCCCCGGCTGGCCGACGCGATCACGGCGCTGCAGCAGTCGATCGCGGACGGCGAACGGACGCCACAGCTGGCGAACCTCACCCTGCTCGCCGCCTACGAGGGCCTGGAGCGGCTCGGCCGCCCGCTGCGCGCGGTCGTCCAGGTGCTGCCGGCGCCGCCGCGCGCGGCCGAGGGGCCGCTGCTCGGCACGCCGGTCGCGGTCAAGGACATGATCGACGTCGCCGGCTCCGTCCGCGGCGACGGCAACCCCAGCGCGATGGGCGGCTCCCCCGCCGCGCACGACGCCCCGGTCGTCGCCCGGTTGCGCGCCGCGGCAGCGGACGTCGTCGCCACCTCGTCGCTGCTCGAGTACGCCGCCGGCGCACCGCACCCCGACCTCCCCGAGGCGCTCAACCCGGTGCGACCCGACCGCACCGCCGGCGGCTCGAGCGGCGGGTCGGCCGCGCTCGTCGGCGCGGGGGTCGTCCCGGCGGCGCTGGGCACCGACACCGGCGGGTCGATCCGGCTGCCGGCGCACTACTGCGGCGTCGTCGGGGTCAAGCCGAGCTCCGGGCTGGTACCGGTCGACGGCGTGACCCCGTTGTCGCCGACCCTGGACCACGTCGGCGTGCTGGCGGCGACCGTCCGCGACGCAGCCCGGGTGCTCGCGGTGATCGCCGACCAGCCGTCGATGGCAGTAGCGGCCGACGACCCGGCACCGGTGCGCGGGCTGCGGATCGGCGTCCTGATCGGTCAGCTGGCCCACCCGGCGCTGGAGCCGGAGCTCGCCAAGCGCACCGGCGCGCTGCTGGACCGGCTCGCCGAGGCAGGTGCCGAGCTGGTCGACGTCCGGGACGACGTGCTGACCGAGCTCGGCGACCTGTTGGTGCCGATCCTGCTGCCCGAGGCCTGGGCGGTGCACGGCGAGCGGGTCGCCGGCGAGCCCGGCTGGTACGGCCCGGAGACGCTGCGGCTGTTCGAGGCCGCCCGGGACGCCGACCCCGCCGCCCGGGACGCCGCGCTGGCCCGCCGGACCGAGCTGCTGCCCGCAGCCGAGGCGCTGCTCGACGGCGTCGACGTGCTGCTCGGGCCGGCCGCGCCCTACGTCGCGCCGGAGACGACGCCGCCGATCGACACTCCCGAGGGCGAGGTCGAGGGGCTGTTCACCGGACCGTTCAACGTCTCCGGCCAGCCCGCCGTCGCCCTCCCGGCCGGGCGCACCGACGACGGCCTGCCCTACGCCGTCCAGCTGATCGGCCGCACCGGCGCGGACGCCGCCCTGCTCACCGCCTGCGCCCGCATCGAGCACCTCCTCACCCCCTGA
- a CDS encoding antibiotic biosynthesis monooxygenase — MFARTTTVRGDPGAVDDGIEYVRDAVWPMLQNMSGCVGMSMLADREAGRCIITAAWATEEAMRASAESVRDSRSKAAEMLRAEEVDVQEWEIAALHRVHPAGPDACARVIWTEADPSKVDGMVDAFRMSLLPRMEELPGFCSVSLMVDRMTGRASAAVTYESRDAMMRARQMGTALRDDFAAATGARITEVAEFDLAVAHLRVPEMA; from the coding sequence ATGTTCGCCAGGACCACCACCGTGCGCGGCGACCCGGGTGCCGTCGACGACGGCATCGAGTACGTGCGGGACGCCGTCTGGCCGATGCTGCAGAACATGAGCGGCTGCGTCGGGATGTCGATGCTCGCCGACCGGGAGGCCGGCCGCTGCATCATCACCGCCGCCTGGGCCACCGAGGAGGCGATGCGGGCCAGCGCGGAGAGCGTCCGCGACTCGCGCAGCAAGGCCGCCGAGATGCTGCGCGCCGAGGAGGTCGACGTCCAGGAGTGGGAGATCGCCGCGCTGCACCGGGTGCACCCGGCCGGCCCGGACGCCTGCGCCCGGGTCATCTGGACCGAGGCCGACCCGTCGAAGGTGGACGGCATGGTCGACGCGTTCCGGATGAGCCTGCTGCCGCGGATGGAGGAGCTGCCCGGCTTCTGCAGCGTCAGCCTGATGGTCGACCGGATGACCGGGCGGGCCTCGGCCGCGGTCACCTACGAGAGCCGGGACGCGATGATGCGCGCCCGCCAGATGGGCACCGCGCTGCGCGACGACTTCGCCGCCGCGACGGGCGCCCGGATCACCGAGGTCGCGGAGTTCGACCTGGCGGTCGCGCACCTGCGGGTGCCCGAGATGGCCTGA
- a CDS encoding TetR/AcrR family transcriptional regulator, producing the protein MTDVETRAPARSPRRAAAVPPADKVAARRSELAAAALKTLSELGYARTSLREIAQNSEFSHGVLHYYFRDKVDLITHCVREYNAQCVTRYDTVVATAATAEELAAGFLGKLGETLVEDAALHRLWYDLRGQSMFESGFRDDVAAIDRSLERMVWRIVSRYAELTGSTPLPGPATLYAVLDGLFQQALLRQLAGDPTAADGLRTAVGELLPTLLRPA; encoded by the coding sequence ATGACCGACGTCGAGACCCGGGCGCCCGCGCGGTCGCCGCGCCGCGCCGCCGCCGTCCCGCCGGCCGACAAGGTGGCCGCCCGTCGCAGCGAGCTGGCCGCCGCCGCGCTGAAGACGCTGTCCGAGCTGGGCTACGCGCGCACCAGCCTGCGCGAGATCGCGCAGAACTCGGAGTTCTCGCACGGCGTCCTGCACTACTACTTCCGCGACAAGGTCGACCTGATCACCCACTGCGTGCGGGAGTACAACGCGCAGTGCGTCACCCGGTACGACACCGTGGTCGCCACCGCCGCGACGGCCGAGGAGCTGGCGGCGGGGTTCCTGGGCAAGCTCGGCGAGACCCTCGTCGAGGACGCCGCGCTGCACCGGCTCTGGTACGACCTGCGCGGCCAGTCGATGTTCGAGTCCGGCTTCCGCGACGACGTGGCCGCGATCGACCGCAGCCTCGAGCGGATGGTCTGGCGGATCGTCAGCCGCTACGCCGAGCTCACCGGCAGCACCCCGCTGCCCGGCCCGGCGACGCTGTACGCCGTCCTGGACGGGCTGTTCCAGCAGGCGCTGCTCCGCCAGCTCGCCGGCGACCCGACGGCCGCCGACGGCCTGCGGACGGCGGTCGGCGAGCTGCTCCCCACCCTCCTCCGCCCCGCCTGA
- a CDS encoding protein kinase domain-containing protein — protein MEPNGRLLGGRYELTALIATGGMGQVWQGRDTVLNRDVAVKVLRDEYTGDPTFLARFRAEAQLAAGLVHPNIATLFDYGEVAPADPRGEHLAYLVMELVRGESLSALLRRQRRLPPERTLAILRQSAAGLAAAHAAGVVHRDVKPGNVLLGNDGSVKITDFGVAVSAASVPLTRTGQVIGTAHYLSPEQAQGHRASAASDVYALGVVGYECLSGHRAFDAESSVQVALMHIRDNPEPLPDDVPAPVRALVEAAMVKDPADRFPDGAAFRDAIDQVMAGRGFSGPVAAAGPAATTVMPVVAAPTAEFPATQPRGAWSSEAAQDWSPEPAEEDREDSRRRRLLVPLLALLVVAAVALGGWQMLTSGGDDDRTATAPTTSATSSAPTSSAPAQPTVQLVDLTSTDYVGRPVGDVQAELTGRGLVVTLAAQETSDVADGLVTGVTPDGPLTPNSPVTVSYAVAPPPPPPTPTPTPTPTVEDPGADESEPAETEPEETEPEQQLPGDGNGDGNGWGNGRGNGRGGNG, from the coding sequence TTGGAACCGAACGGCCGACTCCTCGGCGGGCGCTACGAACTCACCGCGCTCATCGCCACGGGTGGCATGGGGCAGGTGTGGCAGGGCCGCGACACGGTGCTCAACCGGGACGTCGCGGTGAAGGTGCTCCGCGACGAGTACACCGGCGACCCGACCTTCCTGGCCCGCTTCCGCGCCGAGGCGCAGCTGGCGGCGGGGCTGGTGCACCCGAACATCGCCACGCTGTTCGACTACGGCGAGGTCGCCCCGGCCGACCCGCGCGGAGAGCACCTGGCCTACCTGGTGATGGAGCTGGTGCGCGGCGAGTCGCTGTCCGCGCTGCTCCGCCGCCAGCGCCGGCTGCCGCCCGAGCGCACCCTGGCGATCCTGCGGCAGAGCGCCGCCGGGCTGGCCGCCGCGCACGCCGCCGGCGTGGTGCACCGCGACGTCAAACCGGGCAACGTGCTGCTCGGCAACGACGGCTCGGTCAAGATCACCGACTTCGGCGTCGCCGTCTCCGCCGCCAGCGTGCCGCTCACCCGCACCGGCCAGGTCATCGGCACCGCGCACTACCTCTCCCCCGAGCAGGCCCAGGGCCACCGCGCGTCCGCGGCCAGCGACGTCTACGCCCTCGGGGTGGTCGGCTACGAGTGCCTCTCCGGACACCGCGCCTTCGACGCGGAGAGCTCGGTGCAGGTCGCGCTGATGCACATCCGGGACAACCCCGAGCCGCTGCCGGACGACGTCCCCGCGCCGGTGCGCGCGCTGGTCGAGGCGGCCATGGTCAAGGACCCGGCCGACCGGTTCCCCGACGGCGCCGCCTTCCGCGACGCGATCGACCAGGTCATGGCCGGCCGGGGCTTCTCCGGCCCGGTCGCCGCCGCCGGCCCGGCCGCCACCACCGTGATGCCGGTGGTGGCCGCGCCGACCGCCGAGTTCCCGGCCACTCAGCCGCGCGGCGCCTGGAGCAGCGAAGCCGCGCAGGACTGGAGCCCGGAACCGGCCGAGGAGGACCGCGAGGACTCCCGCCGGCGGCGCCTGCTCGTGCCGCTGCTCGCACTGCTCGTGGTCGCCGCCGTCGCCCTCGGCGGGTGGCAGATGCTCACCAGCGGCGGGGACGACGACCGGACGGCGACCGCGCCGACCACCTCGGCGACGAGCAGCGCCCCGACCTCCAGCGCCCCCGCGCAGCCCACCGTGCAGCTGGTCGACCTCACCTCGACCGACTACGTCGGGCGCCCCGTGGGCGACGTCCAGGCAGAGCTGACCGGGCGCGGGCTGGTCGTCACGCTGGCCGCCCAGGAGACCAGCGACGTCGCCGACGGGCTGGTCACCGGGGTCACCCCGGACGGCCCGCTCACCCCCAACAGCCCGGTGACCGTCAGCTACGCCGTCGCCCCGCCGCCCCCGCCACCGACGCCCACCCCGACGCCGACCCCGACCGTCGAGGACCCCGGCGCGGACGAGTCCGAGCCGGCGGAGACCGAGCCCGAGGAGACCGAGCCGGAGCAGCAGCTCCCGGGCGACGGCAACGGGGACGGGAACGGCTGGGGCAACGGGCGCGGCAACGGCCGCGGCGGCAACGGCTGA
- a CDS encoding excalibur calcium-binding domain-containing protein, translated as MRLPRAAAVVVLTAAVSLPLTGTASAVDLDCADFPNQGAAQVVLDADPADPNGLDSNGNGVACEAYGYTSVASTAGQVAVQPTGGVAAGDGSSAGQVAGGSGSPLPYVAGGLAFAAAGGAALAARRASRG; from the coding sequence ATGCGCCTGCCGCGCGCCGCAGCCGTCGTCGTCCTGACCGCCGCCGTCTCGCTGCCCCTCACCGGCACCGCCTCGGCCGTCGACCTGGACTGCGCCGACTTCCCGAACCAGGGGGCCGCGCAGGTGGTCCTCGACGCGGACCCGGCCGACCCGAACGGGCTGGACTCCAACGGCAACGGCGTCGCCTGCGAGGCCTACGGCTACACGTCGGTCGCGAGCACCGCCGGCCAGGTCGCGGTGCAGCCGACCGGCGGGGTCGCCGCGGGCGACGGCAGCTCGGCCGGTCAGGTGGCCGGCGGGAGCGGCAGCCCGCTGCCCTACGTCGCCGGTGGGCTGGCGTTCGCCGCCGCCGGTGGCGCCGCGCTGGCCGCCCGCCGGGCGTCCCGCGGCTGA
- a CDS encoding DUF5938 domain-containing protein, translating to MSTKPVVVYGASGYTGRLICEYLRELNVPFVAAGRDKDRCQDVVGRIPGIETADHDIVEVEHTVEALTELFAGASVVCNTVGPFIKYGPEVVEACLATGVHYLDTTGEQDWVLDAQQRWGAAFAEKGLLLSPGIAQMYTTGEIAANIALETPGLDTLDVLVLWKGFPTNASTETIFTILKADWFHLTENQYVKLDPLSKWDVVVPGQHELGLTVPWGGTSHPVWFKDDPRVANVKVQGGVLNRPVMEAVVATTAMVESDIKTLPRDQWDDKLAEIAKAWSSGMPPRENPRLNTSVDSVHASGPLGRKHVVIHGNSNYKQTGLMQAWAAMSLLQQPPRRAGFASGCQAFGHRQLLGVLRQFGLVLDPVVTEHR from the coding sequence ATGAGCACCAAGCCCGTCGTCGTCTACGGCGCCTCCGGCTACACCGGCCGGCTGATCTGCGAGTACCTGCGCGAGCTCAACGTGCCCTTCGTCGCCGCCGGCCGGGACAAGGACCGCTGCCAGGACGTGGTCGGCCGGATCCCGGGCATCGAGACCGCCGACCACGACATCGTCGAGGTGGAGCACACCGTCGAGGCGCTGACCGAGCTGTTCGCCGGCGCGAGCGTCGTCTGCAACACCGTCGGCCCGTTCATCAAGTACGGGCCGGAGGTGGTCGAGGCGTGCCTGGCCACCGGCGTCCACTACCTGGACACCACCGGCGAGCAGGACTGGGTGCTCGACGCCCAGCAGCGGTGGGGCGCGGCGTTCGCCGAGAAGGGGCTGCTGCTCTCGCCCGGGATCGCGCAGATGTACACGACCGGTGAGATCGCGGCGAACATCGCGCTGGAGACCCCGGGCCTGGACACCCTCGACGTCCTGGTGCTGTGGAAGGGGTTCCCGACCAACGCCTCCACCGAGACGATCTTCACCATCCTCAAGGCCGACTGGTTCCACCTGACGGAGAACCAGTACGTCAAGCTCGACCCCTTGTCCAAGTGGGACGTGGTCGTCCCGGGCCAGCACGAGCTCGGGTTGACCGTGCCGTGGGGCGGTACCTCGCACCCGGTGTGGTTCAAGGACGACCCGCGGGTGGCCAACGTGAAGGTCCAGGGCGGGGTGCTCAACCGGCCGGTGATGGAGGCGGTCGTCGCGACCACCGCGATGGTGGAGAGCGACATCAAGACGCTGCCGCGCGACCAGTGGGACGACAAGCTCGCCGAGATCGCGAAGGCCTGGTCGTCGGGGATGCCACCGCGGGAGAACCCGCGGCTGAACACCTCCGTCGACTCGGTGCACGCCTCCGGGCCGCTGGGCCGCAAGCACGTGGTCATCCACGGCAACTCCAACTACAAGCAGACCGGGCTGATGCAGGCGTGGGCGGCGATGTCGCTGCTGCAGCAGCCGCCGCGGCGGGCCGGCTTCGCGTCGGGCTGCCAGGCGTTCGGGCACCGGCAACTGCTCGGGGTGCTGCGCCAGTTCGGTCTCGTGCTCGACCCGGTGGTGACCGAGCACCGATGA
- a CDS encoding class F sortase, whose amino-acid sequence MSRRTARRPLAARVWTATAVLLSAVGVAAVCLLPAGGSAPVTVAGALVTVDVDALEPAPLRAGARVAIPAPVVPVTLPRSAPVRVTIPELGVRSAVMALGIGEDGAMEVPPGAYPAGWFDRGPTPGELGPAVLAGHVDWDGETGVFGGLHRLHRGDRVLVDRADGSTATFAVDRVAQYAKDEFPAGSVYGDIDEAGLRLITCGGDFDTDADSYQDNVVVYASLVP is encoded by the coding sequence GTGTCCCGCCGCACGGCCCGCCGCCCCCTTGCCGCTCGCGTCTGGACGGCGACGGCGGTGCTGCTGTCCGCGGTGGGGGTGGCCGCGGTGTGCCTGCTGCCGGCGGGCGGGTCCGCGCCGGTCACCGTCGCCGGCGCGCTGGTGACCGTGGACGTCGACGCCCTGGAACCCGCGCCGCTGCGGGCCGGCGCGCGGGTGGCGATACCCGCGCCGGTCGTGCCGGTGACGCTGCCGCGCAGCGCGCCGGTGCGGGTGACCATCCCGGAGCTGGGGGTGCGCAGCGCGGTGATGGCGCTCGGGATCGGCGAGGACGGCGCGATGGAGGTGCCGCCCGGCGCCTACCCGGCCGGCTGGTTCGACCGCGGCCCGACGCCCGGCGAGCTCGGACCGGCGGTGCTGGCCGGGCACGTCGACTGGGACGGCGAGACCGGCGTCTTCGGGGGCCTGCACCGGCTGCACCGCGGCGACCGGGTGCTCGTCGACCGCGCCGACGGCAGCACCGCGACCTTCGCCGTCGACCGGGTGGCGCAGTACGCCAAGGACGAGTTCCCGGCCGGGTCGGTCTACGGCGACATCGACGAGGCGGGGCTGCGGCTGATCACCTGCGGCGGCGACTTCGACACCGACGCCGACAGCTACCAGGACAACGTCGTCGTCTACGCCTCGCTGGTGCCCTGA
- a CDS encoding AMP-binding protein, whose protein sequence is MSLTAYLDKGVSLGAEAPCLTMAGQSLSYGEVQAFSWSVARALARSGVRPGDAVAVLSGNDPTAFACVFGIARAGAVWCPVNPRNEAAENQALLDLFGCTALLYRASYAPLVEAIRGSLPALTTLVCLDGGTADPSLAEWLAGADGVVEDVAPPDDVVALVGTGGTTGRPKGVRLTDRNLETMSAITLMSYPFDGRPVYLALAPLTHAAGVLCFPVMALGGEIVVMPAPDLGEFLALVERHRVTHTFLPPTLVYMLLDRPELDTTDLGSLQCLWYGAAPMSADRLAEAVTRIGPVLGQLFGQSEAPMMISTMTPADHLHADGSLARERFGSAGRPAPLVTVAVMDDEGRLLPTGERGEVVVRSSLVMAGYHRDPAATAEASRFGWHHTGDIGYLDADGWLFLVDRAKDMIISGGFNVYSAEVEQALMAHPAVQDCAVVGLPDPKWGERVVAVVQVRQSADVDPAEVRAFVKARIGGVKAPKEVLVWDDLPRSKVGKVVKPEIRAQLLGA, encoded by the coding sequence ATGAGCCTCACCGCCTACCTCGACAAGGGCGTGTCCCTGGGGGCGGAGGCGCCCTGCCTGACCATGGCCGGGCAGTCGCTGTCCTACGGCGAGGTGCAGGCGTTCTCCTGGTCGGTCGCCCGGGCGCTGGCGCGCTCGGGCGTCCGGCCCGGCGACGCGGTCGCCGTGCTGAGCGGCAACGACCCGACCGCGTTCGCCTGCGTCTTCGGCATCGCCCGCGCCGGCGCGGTGTGGTGCCCGGTCAACCCGCGCAACGAGGCGGCGGAGAACCAGGCGCTGCTGGACCTGTTCGGCTGCACGGCGCTGCTCTACCGGGCCTCGTACGCCCCGCTGGTCGAGGCGATCCGCGGCTCGCTGCCGGCGCTGACCACGCTGGTCTGCCTCGACGGCGGCACGGCCGACCCGTCGCTGGCCGAGTGGCTCGCCGGTGCCGACGGTGTCGTCGAGGACGTCGCACCGCCGGACGACGTCGTCGCGCTGGTCGGCACCGGCGGGACGACGGGGCGCCCCAAGGGCGTGCGGCTGACCGACCGCAACCTGGAGACGATGTCGGCGATCACGCTGATGAGCTACCCGTTCGACGGCCGCCCGGTGTACCTGGCGCTGGCGCCGCTGACCCACGCCGCCGGGGTGCTGTGCTTCCCGGTGATGGCCCTCGGCGGGGAGATCGTGGTGATGCCGGCGCCCGACCTCGGCGAGTTCCTCGCGCTGGTCGAGCGCCACCGGGTGACCCACACGTTCCTGCCGCCGACGCTGGTCTACATGCTGCTGGACCGGCCCGAGCTGGACACCACGGACCTCGGCTCGCTGCAGTGCCTCTGGTACGGCGCGGCACCCATGTCGGCCGACCGACTGGCCGAGGCGGTCACCCGGATCGGGCCGGTGCTCGGGCAGCTGTTCGGGCAGTCCGAGGCGCCGATGATGATCTCGACGATGACCCCGGCCGACCACCTGCACGCCGACGGCAGCCTGGCCCGGGAGCGGTTCGGCTCGGCCGGGCGGCCGGCACCGCTGGTCACCGTGGCGGTGATGGACGACGAGGGCCGGCTGCTGCCCACCGGCGAGCGCGGCGAGGTCGTCGTCCGCAGCTCGCTGGTGATGGCCGGCTACCACCGCGACCCGGCGGCCACCGCCGAGGCGTCCCGGTTCGGCTGGCACCACACCGGCGACATCGGCTACCTGGACGCCGATGGCTGGCTGTTCCTGGTCGACCGCGCCAAGGACATGATCATCTCCGGCGGCTTCAACGTGTACTCGGCGGAGGTCGAGCAGGCGCTGATGGCCCACCCGGCCGTGCAGGACTGCGCGGTGGTCGGGCTGCCGGACCCGAAGTGGGGGGAGCGCGTCGTCGCCGTCGTCCAGGTCCGGCAGTCCGCGGACGTCGACCCGGCCGAGGTGCGTGCGTTCGTGAAGGCGCGGATCGGCGGGGTGAAGGCGCCCAAGGAGGTGCTGGTGTGGGACGACCTGCCCCGGTCGAAGGTGGGCAAGGTGGTCAAGCCGGAGATCCGCGCCCAGCTGCTGGGGGCCTGA